One segment of Streptomyces sp. NBC_00576 DNA contains the following:
- a CDS encoding ABC transporter ATP-binding protein, with the protein MAEIILEGVTKRFPDGALAVKDVDLEIADGEFVILVGPSGCGKSTTLNMIAGLEDITEGTLRIGDRVVNDLAPKERDVAMVFQSYALYPHMNVRENMGFPLRLAKVDKDTINAKVTEAARILDLTEHLDRKPANLSGGQRQRVAMGRAIVRDPKAFLMDEPLSNLDAKLRVQMRTQISRLQRSLGTTTVYVTHDQTEAMTLGDRVVVMRQGLVQQIGTPAELYDLPRNIFVAGFIGSPAMNFLNATLEGSALRSPLGDLILDDRTRQALERQNAPREVIVGLRPETFEDVAVSHDRDRTGPVFTAIVEVLESLGSDVYVYFTAEGGPATTAELEELAKDSGLRDTGADTHHIVARLDAATRAREGEPVELRVDMAKAHVFDPATGANLTHPVRAD; encoded by the coding sequence ATGGCCGAGATCATCCTCGAGGGAGTCACCAAGCGCTTTCCCGACGGGGCCCTCGCTGTGAAGGACGTGGACCTCGAGATCGCCGACGGGGAGTTCGTGATCCTGGTCGGTCCGTCGGGATGCGGCAAGTCCACCACCCTGAACATGATCGCCGGACTTGAGGACATCACCGAGGGCACCCTGCGCATCGGAGACCGGGTCGTCAACGACCTGGCTCCCAAGGAACGCGACGTCGCCATGGTGTTCCAGAGCTATGCCCTGTACCCGCACATGAACGTCCGGGAGAACATGGGCTTCCCGCTGCGCCTGGCCAAGGTGGACAAGGACACCATCAACGCCAAGGTGACGGAAGCCGCCCGGATCCTCGACCTCACCGAGCACCTGGACCGCAAGCCCGCCAACCTCTCGGGCGGTCAGCGCCAGCGGGTGGCCATGGGGCGGGCGATCGTCCGTGATCCCAAAGCGTTCCTGATGGACGAGCCGCTGTCCAACCTGGACGCCAAACTCCGGGTACAGATGCGCACTCAGATCTCCCGGCTGCAGCGGAGCCTCGGCACGACCACCGTGTACGTCACCCACGACCAGACCGAGGCGATGACGCTCGGCGATCGCGTCGTGGTCATGAGACAGGGCCTGGTCCAGCAGATCGGCACACCTGCCGAACTGTACGACTTGCCGCGCAACATCTTTGTCGCGGGCTTCATCGGCTCCCCGGCGATGAACTTCCTGAACGCCACTTTGGAGGGTAGTGCCCTGCGCTCGCCCCTGGGCGACCTGATCCTCGACGACCGTACGAGGCAGGCGCTGGAAAGGCAGAACGCGCCCCGTGAGGTCATCGTCGGGCTACGACCGGAGACATTCGAGGACGTGGCCGTGTCACACGACCGGGATCGGACGGGCCCGGTCTTCACCGCCATCGTGGAGGTACTGGAGTCGCTGGGCTCCGATGTGTACGTCTACTTCACCGCGGAGGGCGGGCCCGCGACGACCGCCGAACTGGAGGAGCTCGCCAAGGACTCGGGCCTGCGTGACACCGGCGCCGACACCCATCACATCGTGGCCCGCCTGGACGCCGCCACGCGTGCCCGTGAGGGCGAACCGGTAGAGCTGCGGGTCGACATGGCCAAGGCCCACGTGTTCGACCCGGCGACCGGAGCGAACCTCACGCATCCAGTGAGGGCGGACTGA
- a CDS encoding carbohydrate ABC transporter permease, producing the protein MAAAGKTHAARWGVLNVVVVLYALFPVWWIAALSFKDPATLTDGNYVPTDWTWENYRGIFETAEFTRALINSIGIALIATVIAVALGTMAAYAVARLRFPGKRVLIGMSLLIAMFPPISLVSPLFNIERIIGIFDTWVGLIIPYMTFSLPLAIYTLSAFFREIPWDLEKAAKVDGATPAQAFRMVIVPLAAPGVFTTAILVFIFCWNDFLFAISLTSTESARTVPAAIAFFTGSSQFQQPTGSIAAAAVVITIPIIVFVLFFQRRIVAGLTSGAVKG; encoded by the coding sequence ATGGCCGCGGCAGGAAAAACTCATGCCGCCCGATGGGGTGTCCTGAACGTGGTGGTGGTGCTGTACGCCCTGTTCCCGGTGTGGTGGATCGCCGCGCTGTCGTTCAAGGACCCCGCCACCCTGACGGACGGCAACTACGTCCCCACGGACTGGACCTGGGAGAACTACCGGGGCATCTTCGAGACCGCCGAGTTCACCCGCGCGCTGATCAACTCGATCGGTATCGCCCTGATCGCCACGGTGATCGCGGTGGCGCTGGGCACCATGGCCGCCTACGCGGTGGCCAGGCTGCGCTTCCCCGGCAAGCGGGTGCTCATCGGCATGTCACTGCTGATCGCCATGTTCCCCCCGATCTCCCTGGTGTCACCACTGTTCAACATTGAGCGGATCATCGGGATCTTCGACACCTGGGTCGGGCTGATCATTCCGTACATGACCTTCTCCCTGCCGCTCGCGATCTACACCCTGTCGGCTTTCTTCCGGGAGATCCCCTGGGATCTGGAGAAGGCCGCCAAGGTCGACGGGGCGACGCCCGCGCAGGCATTCCGGATGGTCATCGTGCCGCTGGCCGCGCCGGGCGTGTTCACCACGGCCATTCTCGTGTTCATCTTCTGCTGGAACGACTTCCTGTTCGCGATCTCGCTGACTTCCACCGAGTCCGCGCGCACTGTGCCGGCCGCGATCGCGTTCTTCACCGGGAGCTCCCAGTTCCAGCAGCCCACAGGGTCGATCGCCGCCGCCGCTGTGGTCATCACCATCCCGATCATCGTTTTCGTCCTGTTCTTCCAGCGGCGGATCGTCGCCGGACTGACCTCCGGGGCAGTCAAGGGGTGA
- a CDS encoding carbohydrate ABC transporter permease produces MSTRAQPAGAPLPPDAETEQAGPDRAALSAGARQERRLGWLLCAPAVVVMIAVTAYPIGYAVYLSLQRYDLRFPGRAEFVGLSNYGAVLSSPFWWDAFWVTLFITAVSVAIELVLGMGLALVMHRTIFWRGVVRTSVLIPYGIVTVVAAFSWQYAWTPELGYLAALLPSGEAPLTEQWPALWLIILAEVWKTTPFMALLLLAGLALVPEETLKAAMVDGATAWQRFTKVILPLMKPAILVALLFRTLDAFRIFDNIYVLTAGAHGTGSLSILGYDNLFTALNLGIGSAISVLIFICVGIIAFTFVKLFGTAAPGTEMKR; encoded by the coding sequence ATGAGCACGCGGGCGCAACCGGCCGGAGCCCCGCTGCCCCCCGACGCGGAGACGGAGCAGGCGGGGCCGGACCGGGCTGCGCTCTCGGCGGGCGCCAGGCAGGAGCGGCGGCTCGGCTGGCTGCTCTGCGCGCCCGCGGTCGTCGTCATGATCGCCGTGACCGCATACCCCATCGGGTACGCCGTCTATCTGTCCCTCCAGCGGTACGACCTGCGCTTTCCCGGACGGGCTGAGTTCGTGGGCCTGAGCAACTACGGGGCAGTGCTGTCCTCCCCGTTCTGGTGGGATGCCTTCTGGGTCACGCTGTTCATCACCGCCGTGTCCGTGGCGATCGAGCTGGTCCTCGGCATGGGGCTCGCCCTGGTGATGCATCGCACGATCTTCTGGCGCGGCGTCGTCCGCACGTCGGTCCTCATTCCGTACGGGATCGTCACCGTGGTCGCCGCCTTCTCCTGGCAGTACGCCTGGACCCCGGAGCTCGGATACCTCGCCGCACTGTTGCCCAGCGGGGAGGCCCCGCTGACCGAGCAGTGGCCCGCCCTCTGGCTCATCATCCTCGCCGAGGTGTGGAAGACGACGCCGTTCATGGCCCTGCTGCTGCTCGCGGGCCTCGCGCTGGTCCCCGAGGAGACCTTGAAGGCGGCCATGGTGGACGGTGCCACCGCCTGGCAGCGGTTCACCAAGGTCATACTGCCGCTGATGAAACCGGCCATCCTGGTGGCACTGCTCTTCCGCACACTGGACGCGTTCCGGATCTTCGACAACATCTACGTCCTGACCGCGGGCGCCCACGGGACCGGCTCGCTGTCCATCCTCGGTTACGACAACCTGTTCACCGCGCTGAACCTGGGCATCGGGTCGGCGATCTCGGTCCTGATCTTCATCTGCGTCGGGATCATCGCCTTCACCTTCGTCAAACTGTTCGGCACCGCCGCGCCCGGCACGGAGATGAAGCGCTGA
- a CDS encoding ABC transporter substrate-binding protein: MHAKCGCRPVSGQKGRPRGARWLRAFAVLPLLASVLAACGSDEGSGRPTLNWYNFPDDSGALQKAADRCSQASGGRYRISYNKLPRAADGQRQQLVRRLAAEDDSLDILGLDVTWAAEFAEARWIREWTGAAKQQAIKGTLRVPLQTSTWKGKLYAVPYNTNTQLLWYRKDLVPTPPRTWAEMLEMAGALARQGKPHFVEIQGAQYEGLTVWFNTLINSAGGSILNASATEPSLGPPAVRAAGIMRDLAKSPAADPSLSNQMEDQNRLAMESGVAAFELNYPFVYPSMKANNPELFKNFRWAPYPRVDANRPARPTIGGIDLAVSAYSRHPDLAFEAALCLRNRENQLTAALEGGLPPTLRALYDEPAFMKEYPFSREVLAALESASVRPLTPAYQNVSIAVSHTLSPPSGIKPENSVNTIREQIDDALRSEGVIP; the protein is encoded by the coding sequence GTGCACGCGAAGTGCGGCTGCCGGCCCGTTTCGGGTCAGAAGGGACGCCCCAGGGGGGCGCGATGGCTGCGGGCGTTCGCCGTACTGCCGTTGCTGGCGTCGGTGCTCGCTGCTTGTGGCAGTGACGAGGGCTCCGGTAGGCCCACCCTCAACTGGTACAACTTCCCCGATGACTCCGGTGCGCTGCAGAAGGCGGCCGACCGGTGCAGCCAGGCGTCGGGCGGCCGCTACAGGATCAGCTACAACAAGCTCCCGCGCGCCGCGGACGGCCAGCGTCAGCAGCTTGTCCGCAGGCTCGCCGCTGAGGACGACTCGCTCGACATCCTGGGCCTGGACGTCACCTGGGCGGCGGAGTTCGCCGAGGCACGCTGGATCCGGGAATGGACGGGGGCGGCGAAGCAGCAGGCCATCAAGGGCACCCTGCGCGTACCGCTGCAGACCTCGACCTGGAAAGGCAAGCTGTACGCCGTCCCGTACAACACCAACACCCAGCTCCTGTGGTACCGCAAGGACCTGGTGCCCACCCCACCCAGGACCTGGGCCGAGATGCTGGAGATGGCCGGCGCCCTCGCCCGGCAGGGCAAACCACACTTCGTGGAGATCCAGGGCGCCCAGTACGAGGGCCTGACCGTCTGGTTCAACACGCTGATCAACAGTGCAGGCGGCTCCATCCTCAACGCGAGCGCGACCGAGCCCTCCCTCGGTCCTCCTGCCGTGCGGGCCGCCGGGATCATGCGTGATCTGGCGAAGTCCCCGGCCGCGGACCCTTCCCTGTCAAACCAGATGGAGGACCAGAACCGCCTCGCAATGGAGTCGGGGGTGGCGGCGTTCGAGCTCAACTACCCGTTCGTCTATCCCTCGATGAAGGCGAACAACCCCGAGCTGTTCAAGAACTTCCGCTGGGCGCCGTACCCTCGGGTCGACGCCAACCGCCCGGCACGGCCCACCATCGGCGGCATCGACCTGGCCGTGAGCGCCTACTCGCGCCACCCCGATCTGGCCTTCGAGGCGGCGCTGTGCCTGCGCAACCGGGAGAACCAGCTCACCGCCGCTCTCGAGGGCGGTCTGCCGCCCACCCTGCGCGCCCTGTACGACGAACCCGCGTTCATGAAGGAATACCCCTTCTCCCGGGAAGTGCTGGCCGCCCTGGAGTCGGCGAGCGTGCGCCCGCTCACTCCCGCCTACCAGAACGTGTCGATCGCGGTCTCCCACACGCTGTCTCCGCCGTCCGGGATCAAACCGGAGAACTCCGTCAACACCATCAGGGAGCAGATCGACGATGCCTTGCGATCCGAGGGTGTGATCCCGTGA
- a CDS encoding amino acid ABC transporter substrate-binding protein has translation MPSRIPRWNRLPRWGKILYALAGVAVLVAAGVYGVPALLKPDTCHDGIEKIGVECVGVDGAGYDFGTPEISAVAEAISEENKRIANQPHIAVAMMLPLQSDTAGLRRQMRSDLQGAYLGQRQANSGEGQVPKIRLVLANPGLNYGHQDKVVSTLLDMAESDKDKLRAVTGFNLTLDATEAAVERLTENGVPVLASRISGDGIANVDGKKQRFPGLARIIPTNGNAAEALANFNGERGRENARTVLVYDTRPDAYDESLASAFRGIKETGPAGPDNMSFESPGIDEAGSTGSQFEQIANNICGSAADTVYFAGRTLHMRIFALTLARQTCADRHFTLVSGSDAASLRQAMSEKDWAQLRGEDGEAKVTVQYAAPAHPAAWDTELAAWTKHWKQTHHREPAANELPQHLTEPKAALDALNDLIKSTSTAGTDLGSTPNLEDSRTMVVYDGLVTIGTALHEVQGNDAEQAPSLADVRQEWSKLQSVHRVRGTSGLICLTNGGNPYDKPVAVVELNPGQGVRGTLKFVGLGWPTGKEQPKNCVIPSSTS, from the coding sequence ATGCCCAGCCGGATACCCAGGTGGAACAGACTGCCCAGGTGGGGAAAGATCCTCTACGCGCTGGCGGGCGTGGCGGTGCTCGTGGCCGCCGGCGTATACGGCGTTCCCGCCCTCCTGAAGCCGGACACCTGCCACGACGGCATCGAGAAGATCGGCGTCGAGTGCGTCGGCGTCGACGGCGCGGGCTACGACTTCGGCACACCGGAGATCAGCGCCGTGGCCGAGGCCATCTCGGAGGAGAACAAGAGGATCGCGAACCAGCCCCACATCGCCGTGGCGATGATGCTGCCCCTCCAGTCGGACACGGCGGGGCTGCGGCGGCAGATGCGCAGCGACCTCCAGGGCGCGTATCTGGGACAGCGACAGGCCAACTCGGGCGAGGGCCAAGTGCCCAAGATCCGACTGGTGCTGGCCAACCCCGGGCTGAACTACGGCCATCAGGACAAGGTCGTGAGCACGCTGCTCGACATGGCCGAATCCGACAAGGACAAGCTGCGGGCCGTCACGGGCTTCAACCTCACCCTCGACGCCACCGAGGCGGCCGTAGAACGTCTGACGGAAAACGGCGTCCCGGTGCTCGCCTCCCGGATCAGCGGGGACGGGATCGCGAACGTCGACGGGAAGAAGCAACGATTCCCCGGCCTGGCCCGGATCATCCCCACCAACGGCAACGCGGCCGAGGCCCTGGCCAACTTCAACGGCGAGCGGGGCCGGGAGAACGCCAGGACGGTGCTGGTCTACGACACCCGCCCGGACGCCTACGACGAGTCGCTGGCGAGCGCGTTCCGGGGGATCAAGGAAACGGGGCCGGCCGGTCCCGACAACATGTCCTTCGAATCCCCGGGGATCGACGAGGCCGGCTCGACCGGCAGCCAGTTCGAGCAGATCGCCAACAACATCTGCGGTTCCGCGGCCGACACCGTCTACTTCGCGGGGCGCACGCTGCACATGCGGATCTTCGCGCTCACGCTCGCCAGGCAGACCTGCGCGGACCGGCACTTCACCCTGGTCAGCGGCTCCGACGCCGCCTCGCTGCGACAGGCCATGTCCGAGAAGGACTGGGCGCAGCTGCGCGGCGAGGACGGCGAGGCGAAGGTCACGGTCCAGTACGCCGCCCCGGCGCACCCTGCCGCCTGGGACACCGAGCTGGCCGCCTGGACCAAGCATTGGAAGCAGACCCATCACCGCGAGCCCGCCGCGAACGAGCTCCCCCAGCACCTCACCGAGCCCAAGGCAGCCCTGGACGCCCTCAACGACCTGATCAAGAGCACGAGCACGGCGGGCACGGACCTCGGCTCCACCCCGAACCTGGAGGACTCCCGCACCATGGTCGTCTACGACGGCCTCGTCACCATTGGCACGGCCCTGCACGAGGTCCAGGGAAACGACGCCGAGCAGGCACCCAGCCTCGCGGACGTCCGCCAGGAGTGGTCGAAACTCCAGTCGGTGCACCGGGTGAGGGGCACGAGTGGCCTGATCTGCCTGACCAACGGCGGGAATCCGTACGACAAGCCCGTCGCGGTCGTCGAACTGAACCCGGGCCAGGGCGTGCGCGGGACCCTGAAGTTCGTCGGTCTGGGCTGGCCCACCGGCAAGGAACAGCCGAAGAACTGCGTGATCCCGAGCAGCACATCCTGA
- a CDS encoding LLM class F420-dependent oxidoreductase: MVRIGYTMMTEQAGPRELVGHVVGAERAGFDFSVTSDHYFPWLASQGHAPYAWSVLGAAAQATERIPLMTYVTCPTTRYHPAVVAQKAATLQLLSQGRFRLGLGSGENLNEHVVGGGWPAAHVRLEKLEEAVEIIRSLFTGENVNHHGDHFDVENARLWDLPDTAPPIGVAVSGDRSCELAGRLADLLIATEPKPELTSAFDRHGGAGKPKVGQLPICYDTDRDAAIARAHDQFRWFGGGWPVNSELPGPAAFDGATQFVRPEDVAESIPCGDDADTVVEAVRPYVDAGFTEVALVHGLPAR, translated from the coding sequence ATGGTGCGGATCGGGTACACGATGATGACCGAGCAGGCCGGACCGCGGGAGCTGGTCGGGCATGTGGTCGGTGCCGAGCGCGCCGGCTTCGACTTCTCCGTCACGTCCGACCACTACTTTCCCTGGCTGGCGTCCCAGGGACACGCCCCCTACGCGTGGAGCGTGCTCGGTGCCGCCGCGCAGGCCACCGAACGCATTCCCCTGATGACGTACGTGACGTGCCCGACGACCCGCTACCACCCGGCGGTCGTCGCGCAGAAGGCCGCCACCCTGCAACTCCTCTCCCAGGGGCGGTTCCGCCTGGGTCTCGGCTCCGGGGAGAACCTCAACGAGCATGTGGTGGGCGGCGGTTGGCCCGCCGCGCATGTCCGGCTCGAGAAGTTGGAGGAGGCCGTGGAGATCATCCGCTCGCTCTTCACGGGGGAGAACGTCAACCACCACGGCGACCACTTCGACGTCGAGAACGCCAGGTTGTGGGATCTGCCCGACACGGCCCCGCCGATCGGTGTCGCCGTCTCGGGCGACCGCTCGTGCGAACTCGCCGGCCGTCTGGCCGACTTGCTGATCGCCACCGAACCCAAGCCGGAACTGACCTCCGCGTTCGACCGGCACGGTGGCGCGGGCAAGCCCAAGGTCGGCCAGCTGCCGATCTGCTACGACACCGACCGCGACGCCGCGATCGCCCGCGCCCACGACCAGTTCCGCTGGTTCGGCGGCGGCTGGCCGGTCAACTCCGAACTGCCCGGGCCCGCCGCGTTCGATGGCGCCACCCAGTTCGTACGGCCCGAGGACGTCGCCGAGTCCATTCCCTGCGGCGACGATGCGGACACGGTCGTCGAGGCCGTACGCCCTTACGTCGACGCGGGGTTCACCGAGGTCGCGCTCGTCCATGGTCTGCCGGCCCGATGA
- the uppS gene encoding polyprenyl diphosphate synthase, translating to MTLDSVPQPPSSQLSAVSDRAHQDHGEMPGAGRDDTPTGKERMPAHVACIMDGNGRWAEQRSLERTEGHSAGEAALDSTVRGARDMGIQWLTLFAFSTENWQRPQAEVDYLMRFNQRTLSNNGQHWHHMGVRLRYLGALDARVPDFVREQIIHFEELTADNTGMTLTMAFNHGGRSDLVHAVRALMDAGTKAAEVAEESLARHMQCPDLPDVDLLIRTSGEHRLSNFLLWQMAYAEMYFPETLWPDFRAEHLAKAVAVYHSRQRRYGTVIRTPQDQPLAPRYPRGHVPAPVQITDSSARDLLREADEQ from the coding sequence GTGACTCTCGACTCGGTTCCACAGCCGCCGTCTTCTCAGCTGTCGGCCGTGTCCGACCGCGCTCACCAAGACCATGGTGAGATGCCTGGCGCGGGCAGGGACGACACGCCAACAGGGAAGGAGCGGATGCCTGCGCATGTGGCCTGCATCATGGATGGCAACGGCCGCTGGGCGGAACAGCGCTCACTGGAGCGGACCGAGGGACACTCCGCGGGCGAAGCCGCGTTGGACTCCACGGTCCGAGGTGCACGCGACATGGGGATCCAGTGGCTGACCCTGTTCGCCTTCTCCACCGAGAACTGGCAGCGCCCCCAGGCAGAGGTCGACTATCTGATGCGCTTCAACCAGCGCACCCTCAGCAACAACGGCCAGCACTGGCACCACATGGGAGTCCGGCTGCGCTACCTGGGCGCACTCGACGCCCGCGTCCCGGACTTCGTCCGTGAACAAATCATCCACTTCGAAGAACTGACGGCCGACAATACCGGCATGACCTTGACCATGGCCTTCAATCATGGGGGACGCAGTGATCTCGTCCATGCGGTCCGCGCGCTGATGGACGCTGGCACCAAGGCGGCCGAGGTAGCCGAGGAGAGCCTCGCCCGGCACATGCAGTGTCCCGACCTGCCGGATGTGGACCTGCTCATTCGGACCTCGGGAGAGCACCGGCTTTCCAATTTCCTGCTCTGGCAGATGGCCTACGCCGAAATGTACTTTCCTGAAACCCTGTGGCCTGACTTCCGCGCCGAGCACCTGGCCAAGGCCGTGGCCGTCTATCACAGCCGCCAGCGCCGCTACGGGACAGTCATCCGTACGCCTCAAGACCAGCCCCTCGCACCCCGCTACCCGCGCGGGCATGTGCCGGCACCGGTCCAGATCACCGACTCCAGCGCCCGGGACCTGCTGCGCGAGGCCGACGAGCAGTGA
- a CDS encoding ABC transporter ATP-binding protein, with translation MRASGPVLSMQDVRKSYRRRQVLRGVSLDLPPGQLVGIVGENGAGKSTLLRILVGDLCLDGGSVRCQGLLGHCPQETLLHEAFTVEQHLRFFQTAYGLDSLDRAYELLEILQCSEYLRARPGTLSGGTRQKLNLTLALMHDPQVLLLDEPYQGLDWDTYLRFWDVAGELRDRGCSVLVVSHLAYDASRLDCMYRLHDGVLQETEPIGVAIGGTAAPGVRS, from the coding sequence ATGAGGGCGAGCGGGCCCGTGTTGAGCATGCAGGACGTGCGCAAGAGTTACCGGCGTCGGCAGGTCCTGCGAGGCGTGTCCCTGGACCTTCCGCCGGGGCAGCTGGTGGGGATCGTAGGAGAAAACGGTGCAGGCAAGAGCACTCTGCTGCGCATCCTGGTTGGTGACCTTTGCCTGGATGGCGGTTCGGTGCGCTGCCAGGGCCTGCTTGGGCACTGTCCGCAAGAGACCCTGCTGCATGAGGCGTTCACCGTCGAGCAGCATCTGCGGTTCTTCCAGACCGCCTATGGTCTGGACAGCCTGGACCGGGCCTATGAGCTACTGGAGATCCTGCAGTGCAGCGAGTACCTCCGGGCTCGCCCGGGAACGCTGAGCGGCGGAACACGGCAGAAGCTGAACCTCACGCTGGCTTTGATGCACGATCCGCAAGTGCTGCTCCTGGACGAGCCCTATCAGGGTTTGGACTGGGATACGTATCTGCGTTTTTGGGATGTAGCCGGGGAGCTGCGCGATCGCGGCTGTTCCGTTCTGGTCGTCTCCCACCTCGCCTACGACGCCTCCCGCCTGGACTGCATGTACCGGTTGCACGACGGCGTACTTCAGGAGACGGAACCTATCGGCGTGGCCATCGGCGGCACGGCCGCTCCCGGGGTGCGGTCATGA
- a CDS encoding ABC transporter permease — protein sequence MRRWTSCLATAVRFALIEQLRNRLALVIVVFFIPLWITLGYKVTASDPVRFFVRPVKRSITMDGNVISQMSGALHALGLIVGFMMFIATARSASFDRRLVLAGYPRLCLALAKFTALVLAAAVVAVYGAAWMRVYWRPQQLLLLAVGLFVGALIYGGIGVMLAAGLRSELAGMFLVIMISFIDLSLQNPIANPAADSPLLRFFPAYGAMQTVVTAGGLHVVPWHELALGILWAMGMVGAGMTAFGLRSRSRLADNTTTAPAGERHDCSPALAASRSGTSPSPQHGDQH from the coding sequence ATGAGGCGATGGACGTCCTGTCTGGCGACTGCCGTGCGGTTCGCGCTGATCGAGCAGCTGCGCAATCGGCTGGCCCTGGTGATCGTGGTGTTCTTCATCCCGCTGTGGATCACACTGGGGTACAAGGTCACGGCCAGTGATCCGGTGCGGTTCTTCGTCCGCCCCGTCAAGCGGTCGATCACCATGGACGGCAATGTCATCAGCCAGATGTCCGGGGCCCTGCACGCTCTGGGTCTGATCGTCGGCTTCATGATGTTCATCGCCACCGCCCGTTCCGCCTCCTTCGACCGGCGCCTGGTGCTGGCCGGCTACCCCAGGTTGTGCCTGGCATTGGCGAAGTTCACCGCTCTGGTGCTGGCTGCGGCCGTGGTCGCCGTCTACGGCGCCGCGTGGATGCGCGTGTACTGGCGCCCCCAGCAGTTGCTTCTGCTGGCCGTGGGGTTGTTCGTGGGGGCACTGATCTACGGCGGGATCGGTGTCATGCTCGCCGCTGGTCTGCGCAGCGAACTGGCCGGCATGTTCCTCGTCATCATGATCAGCTTCATTGACCTCTCTCTGCAGAACCCCATTGCCAACCCGGCCGCCGACAGCCCTCTGCTGCGATTCTTTCCGGCCTACGGTGCCATGCAGACCGTGGTCACAGCCGGGGGACTGCACGTGGTGCCCTGGCACGAACTCGCCCTGGGCATCCTCTGGGCAATGGGCATGGTGGGCGCCGGCATGACGGCCTTCGGCCTACGGAGCCGCTCACGTCTCGCTGACAACACCACCACAGCACCGGCGGGTGAACGACATGACTGCAGCCCGGCGCTTGCCGCCTCCCGGTCGGGAACCTCCCCCAGCCCGCAGCACGGAGACCAGCACTGA
- a CDS encoding thioesterase II family protein produces the protein MGNGKPPSNGTEHSSASRWLIPLASRPSASVRAYLFPPPGTGASFYLGLAEELPTFMEPVALQAPGREERSAEPRVNHYSKLVEATTEAMSAAGSSKPSVFLGYCASGIWAFETARALVHKGAQGPLLLGVCAAPAPGEAAKYSRFMARPDRAVRALLQERALTPDMRELAAQAIYRDSITVLSYRYSPGTQVTCPVSLFSGEEDAIIPRDLVRRWDAYTSSRVIADRAYAGGHVFLREHWDTVARHFSSDVKAVLPSPPEEPSFPLA, from the coding sequence ATGGGAAATGGCAAGCCGCCGTCCAACGGAACCGAGCACAGCTCGGCCAGCCGCTGGTTGATTCCACTGGCCTCCCGCCCATCAGCGTCTGTGCGCGCCTACCTTTTCCCACCACCTGGCACAGGCGCATCCTTTTACCTTGGGCTAGCGGAGGAGCTGCCCACGTTCATGGAGCCGGTGGCCTTGCAGGCGCCCGGTCGCGAAGAACGCAGCGCTGAACCGCGGGTGAACCACTACTCCAAACTGGTGGAGGCCACCACCGAAGCAATGAGTGCGGCGGGCAGCTCGAAACCCAGCGTTTTCCTCGGTTACTGCGCCAGTGGGATCTGGGCTTTCGAGACCGCGCGCGCACTGGTCCACAAGGGTGCTCAGGGGCCGCTCCTGCTCGGTGTGTGCGCTGCTCCCGCTCCGGGCGAAGCCGCCAAATACTCACGGTTCATGGCGCGTCCGGACAGAGCGGTCCGCGCGCTCCTTCAGGAACGAGCCCTGACACCGGATATGCGTGAACTCGCAGCCCAAGCCATCTACCGGGACAGCATTACGGTGCTGTCCTACCGGTACAGCCCGGGGACTCAAGTGACCTGTCCTGTTTCCCTCTTCTCGGGCGAAGAAGACGCCATCATCCCCCGCGACCTGGTACGCCGCTGGGACGCATACACCAGCTCGCGCGTCATCGCGGACCGGGCGTACGCCGGTGGACACGTGTTCCTGCGCGAACACTGGGACACCGTGGCACGGCATTTTTCCTCGGACGTCAAAGCTGTCCTGCCTTCCCCACCAGAGGAACCGTCATTCCCCCTCGCATGA